One Deinococcus sp. LM3 genomic region harbors:
- a CDS encoding ABC transporter ATP-binding protein, with the protein MTTHPARPGIQAAPALPALRTETLSRTYPSGDGQVLALAPFTHTFPPGLTAVVGPSGSGKSTLLNLLAGFDEPTTGRVVVGDTALTSLSEADRADFRLRHYGFVFQNHNLVSILSAQENVEFPLTLAGVPHRERQDRARELLALVGLEGRAGHLPNQLSGGEAQRVAVARALAHDPAILLADEPTGNLDSRTGERVLGLLQCAAATGRTVILITHDRDVAAQADHHLSVKDGEVSPVD; encoded by the coding sequence ATGACCACCCACCCCGCCCGACCCGGCATCCAGGCCGCGCCCGCCCTGCCCGCCCTGCGCACCGAGACCCTCTCGCGCACCTACCCCAGCGGCGACGGACAGGTGCTGGCCCTCGCGCCGTTCACGCACACCTTCCCGCCCGGCCTGACCGCCGTGGTCGGCCCATCCGGCAGCGGCAAGAGCACCCTGCTGAACCTGCTGGCCGGCTTCGACGAACCCACCACCGGCCGCGTCGTCGTCGGCGACACCGCCCTGACCAGCCTGAGCGAGGCGGACCGCGCGGACTTCCGGCTGCGCCACTACGGGTTCGTGTTCCAGAACCACAACCTCGTCAGCATCCTCAGCGCGCAGGAGAACGTCGAGTTCCCCCTGACGCTGGCCGGCGTGCCGCACCGTGAGCGGCAGGACCGCGCCCGCGAACTCCTGGCCCTCGTCGGCCTGGAGGGCCGCGCCGGCCACCTGCCCAACCAGCTCTCGGGCGGCGAGGCGCAGCGCGTCGCGGTCGCCCGCGCGCTGGCGCACGACCCGGCCATCCTGCTGGCCGACGAACCCACCGGCAACCTCGACAGCCGCACAGGCGAGCGGGTCCTGGGCCTGCTGCAATGCGCCGCCGCGACCGGCCGCACCGTCATCCTGATCACCCACGACCGCGACGTGGCCGCCCAGGCCGACCATCACCTGAGCGTGAAAGACGGCGAGGTCAGCCCCGTGGACTGA
- a CDS encoding glycoside hydrolase family 3 protein: MIRKSVLLPTAALLLSTALAATPFTTGAPAANAPYRNAALPVDARVNDLLLHMTLDEKIGQMTQAERAAVRDLNDMALFGIGSVLSGGGSGPADNTPQGWAAMVDAFQAAALRSRLGIPMLYGTDAVHGHNNVPGATLFPHNIGLGAAGDPDLARRVGRATAEEMAGTGVRWNFSPCLCVVRDVRWGRTYESFGETPALPTALSTIIDGYQGAGGLAQPGAVLATAKHYLGDGGTAFGSSATEGYLLDQGDTRLSEAELRRVHLPPFRAAVARNVGSVMVSFSGWNGTKLHAHRSLLTDVLKKELGFTGFVVSDWAGVDQIPGGYPVAVRAAINAGIDMVMVPNDYVRFVDTLSAEVRAGRVPMSRIDDAVARILRQKFRLGLFERPMTDPSFQRTFGSAGHRALAREAVQKSLVLLRNDGVLPLRPGARVFVAGQSADDVGRQSGGWTLTWQGQNGPVPGGTSLLAGLRQLSEEGGGAVTYARAAQPGQARDADVGLVVVGETPYAEGKGDRASLALNAEDTANIRTVCADGPCVVVTVSGRPLILPGTPMNALVAAWLPGSEGAGVADVLYGRAPFTGRLPVSWPRRDDQLPLNADTRPYDPLFPAGFGLTTRP, encoded by the coding sequence CTTCACGACCGGCGCGCCCGCCGCGAACGCCCCGTACCGCAACGCGGCCCTGCCGGTCGACGCGCGCGTGAACGACCTGCTGCTGCACATGACCCTGGACGAGAAGATCGGGCAGATGACCCAGGCGGAACGCGCCGCTGTCCGCGACCTGAACGACATGGCCTTGTTCGGCATCGGAAGCGTGCTGTCGGGTGGGGGGAGCGGCCCGGCCGACAACACCCCGCAGGGCTGGGCGGCGATGGTGGACGCCTTTCAGGCGGCGGCCCTGCGCAGCCGGCTGGGCATTCCCATGCTGTACGGCACGGACGCCGTGCATGGGCACAACAACGTGCCGGGCGCGACCCTGTTCCCGCACAACATCGGGCTGGGCGCGGCGGGCGACCCGGACCTCGCGCGGCGCGTCGGGCGGGCCACTGCCGAGGAGATGGCCGGCACCGGCGTCCGCTGGAATTTCAGCCCGTGCCTGTGCGTGGTGCGTGACGTGCGCTGGGGCCGCACCTATGAGAGCTTCGGTGAGACTCCGGCCCTCCCCACGGCCCTGAGCACCATCATCGACGGGTACCAGGGCGCGGGCGGCCTCGCTCAGCCCGGTGCGGTCCTGGCGACCGCCAAGCACTACCTGGGCGACGGCGGCACGGCTTTCGGCAGCAGCGCCACCGAGGGGTACCTGCTGGATCAGGGGGACACCCGCCTGAGCGAGGCGGAACTGCGGCGCGTGCACCTCCCGCCGTTCCGGGCGGCCGTGGCGCGCAACGTGGGCAGCGTGATGGTCAGCTTCTCCGGCTGGAACGGCACGAAACTGCACGCCCACCGCTCCCTGCTCACTGACGTGCTGAAAAAGGAACTGGGCTTCACGGGGTTCGTGGTGAGCGACTGGGCGGGCGTGGACCAGATTCCCGGCGGGTACCCGGTCGCCGTGCGCGCGGCCATCAACGCGGGGATCGACATGGTCATGGTGCCCAACGACTACGTGCGCTTCGTGGACACCCTGAGCGCCGAGGTGCGCGCCGGGCGCGTCCCCATGAGCCGTATCGACGACGCCGTGGCGCGCATCCTGCGGCAGAAGTTCCGGCTGGGTCTGTTCGAGCGTCCCATGACCGACCCCAGCTTCCAGCGGACCTTCGGCAGCGCCGGGCACCGCGCCCTGGCCCGCGAGGCCGTGCAGAAATCCCTGGTCCTGCTGCGTAACGACGGTGTGCTGCCGCTCCGGCCGGGCGCGCGGGTGTTCGTGGCCGGGCAGAGCGCCGACGACGTGGGCCGTCAGTCCGGCGGGTGGACCCTCACGTGGCAGGGGCAGAACGGCCCGGTACCCGGCGGGACCAGCCTGCTCGCCGGCCTGCGCCAGCTGAGCGAGGAGGGCGGCGGGGCGGTCACGTACGCGCGGGCCGCGCAGCCCGGACAGGCCCGCGACGCCGACGTGGGCCTCGTCGTGGTCGGAGAGACCCCCTACGCCGAGGGCAAGGGCGACCGCGCCTCGCTGGCCCTGAACGCCGAGGACACCGCGAACATCCGCACGGTGTGCGCCGACGGGCCGTGCGTGGTCGTGACCGTCTCGGGCCGCCCGCTGATCCTGCCCGGCACACCCATGAACGCCCTGGTGGCCGCGTGGCTGCCCGGCAGCGAGGGCGCGGGCGTGGCCGACGTGCTGTACGGCCGCGCGCCCTTCACCGGGCGGCTCCCGGTCAGCTGGCCGCGCCGTGACGATCAGCTGCCCCTGAACGCCGACACCCGCCCGTACGACCCGCTGTTCCCCGCCGGATTCGGCCTGACCACCCGGCCGTAG
- a CDS encoding cysteine desulfurase-like protein, producing MTRPAPARDTLPTRDDLRAQFPPLAQGRAYLDNAAGGLLPLRAIEAVTGHLMTYGATNAMPGHQPGREILALKHRAREGTALFLNAAPEDVALAQSATALTFRLAGAFARLWGPGDEVILSGLEHESNASPWRELERVGVTVKVWHARQPDMTLHPDDLAALLTPRTRLVAVTAASNALGVTPDIPAITAQVRAAGAWTIVDAVHAAPHTFPDVQTWGADFLTFSPYKVWAPHLGALWIRPDLRATLPWPRLEFIPVGDITGIEHGTPQFELLAGWLGTLDYLRDLAGHADLTRAALAAASGRIHELEQPVMERLVTGLLDHDLVTVYGPQGTRGRVGTVAFRVSGEAPEQTADRLSRAGVDVAAGHFYAAQPLRDLGLYPQGVVRASIAHYTTTEDIDRLLAELG from the coding sequence ATGACCCGACCCGCACCGGCCCGCGACACGCTGCCCACCCGCGACGACCTGCGCGCCCAGTTCCCGCCGCTCGCGCAGGGCCGCGCGTACCTCGACAACGCCGCCGGGGGCCTGCTCCCCCTGCGTGCCATTGAGGCTGTCACCGGGCACCTGATGACCTACGGCGCCACGAACGCGATGCCGGGCCACCAGCCGGGCCGCGAGATCCTGGCCCTCAAACACCGCGCCCGCGAGGGCACCGCCCTGTTCCTGAACGCCGCGCCGGAAGACGTGGCCCTCGCGCAGAGCGCCACCGCCCTGACCTTCCGCCTCGCCGGGGCGTTCGCGCGCCTGTGGGGTCCCGGCGACGAGGTCATCCTGAGCGGCCTGGAACACGAGAGCAACGCCAGCCCCTGGCGGGAACTGGAACGCGTGGGCGTCACGGTGAAGGTCTGGCACGCCCGCCAGCCCGACATGACCCTGCATCCCGACGACCTCGCCGCGCTGCTCACGCCCCGCACGCGGCTGGTCGCCGTGACGGCCGCCAGCAACGCGCTGGGCGTCACGCCGGACATTCCTGCCATCACCGCGCAGGTCCGCGCCGCCGGAGCGTGGACCATCGTGGACGCCGTGCACGCCGCGCCGCACACCTTCCCGGACGTGCAGACCTGGGGTGCGGACTTCCTGACCTTCAGCCCGTACAAGGTCTGGGCGCCGCACCTGGGCGCCCTGTGGATCCGCCCGGACCTGCGCGCCACGCTCCCCTGGCCCCGCCTGGAATTCATCCCGGTGGGCGACATCACGGGCATCGAGCACGGCACCCCGCAGTTCGAGTTGCTGGCCGGGTGGCTCGGCACCCTGGATTACCTACGTGACCTCGCCGGGCACGCGGACCTGACCCGCGCCGCCCTGGCCGCCGCCTCGGGGCGCATTCACGAGCTGGAACAGCCGGTCATGGAGCGCCTCGTGACCGGCCTGCTCGACCACGACCTCGTCACCGTGTACGGTCCGCAGGGCACGCGGGGCCGTGTGGGCACCGTCGCCTTCCGCGTGAGCGGCGAGGCCCCGGAGCAGACCGCAGACCGCCTCAGCCGCGCCGGGGTGGACGTCGCCGCCGGACACTTCTACGCCGCGCAACCCCTGCGGGACCTGGGCCTGTACCCGCAGGGCGTCGTGCGCGCCAGCATCGCCCACTACACCACCACCGAGGACATCGACCGCCTTCTGGCCGAACTGGGCTGA
- a CDS encoding DUF4127 family protein, with amino-acid sequence MKFSRPVLLSTLSSLTLALGGALGGAQAQTLLPLDSRPATRVLPALIADLRGGAAHVPPASLLGNAQMGADPAALTAWLEAQPKDGPLIAALDALAYGGLVQSRTSPLSAAEALARLEPLRTWTARTGQPVYAFITLPREPDATNRGRNLAVTRTLLDWARAGSFAQLHVSWDDALPGSPAPAEGAALAKDALANVLVYPGADEVLSMLTARALAPQPATVTFEYSDPAAARQVIRYEGIPLTQSAVNHAQASGFTVQEAGRPADLTVFVFNGGDPRRAAVRVSRLLAAGPVAVADVEKVNLGNPRLWTDLQTLRRTANLKALAAWGTPGNNLGAALAHAKVALAPGTDPVRQDALLAREYANDVIYSADLRAALRKAIPEAQLTAPGTRDTLLNLARDAFPLRLGGTYTLRDATLPWGRSFEWDFTLTPQP; translated from the coding sequence ATGAAGTTCTCCCGTCCGGTCCTGCTGAGCACGCTGTCCTCCCTGACCCTCGCCCTGGGTGGGGCGCTCGGGGGCGCGCAGGCGCAGACGCTGCTGCCCCTGGATTCCCGCCCGGCCACGCGGGTCCTGCCGGCCCTGATCGCGGACCTGCGCGGCGGCGCGGCGCACGTCCCGCCCGCCTCGCTGCTGGGCAACGCGCAGATGGGCGCGGACCCGGCCGCCCTGACCGCGTGGCTGGAGGCGCAACCCAAGGACGGCCCGCTGATCGCCGCGCTGGACGCCCTGGCCTACGGCGGGCTGGTGCAGTCCCGCACGAGCCCCCTGAGCGCCGCAGAGGCGCTGGCGCGGCTGGAACCCCTGCGCACCTGGACGGCCCGCACCGGGCAGCCCGTGTACGCGTTCATCACGCTGCCGCGCGAACCGGACGCCACGAACCGTGGGCGCAACCTCGCCGTGACCCGCACCCTGCTGGACTGGGCGCGCGCCGGGAGTTTCGCGCAGTTGCACGTCAGCTGGGACGACGCCCTGCCCGGCAGTCCCGCTCCCGCCGAGGGCGCCGCGCTGGCCAAGGACGCCCTGGCGAACGTGCTGGTCTACCCCGGCGCGGACGAGGTGCTGTCCATGCTGACTGCCCGCGCCCTGGCCCCGCAGCCCGCCACCGTGACCTTCGAGTACAGCGATCCGGCCGCCGCGCGGCAGGTCATCCGCTACGAGGGCATTCCCCTGACGCAGAGTGCCGTGAACCACGCGCAGGCCAGCGGTTTCACCGTGCAGGAGGCCGGCCGGCCGGCGGACCTGACGGTGTTCGTATTCAACGGGGGCGACCCCCGCCGCGCCGCCGTGCGCGTCAGCCGCCTGCTGGCGGCCGGGCCGGTCGCGGTGGCCGACGTGGAGAAGGTGAACCTGGGCAACCCGCGCCTGTGGACGGACCTTCAGACGCTGCGCCGCACCGCGAACCTCAAGGCGCTGGCCGCGTGGGGCACGCCCGGCAACAACCTGGGCGCGGCCCTCGCACACGCCAAGGTGGCCCTCGCGCCGGGCACGGACCCCGTCCGGCAGGACGCCCTGCTGGCCCGCGAGTACGCCAACGACGTGATCTACAGCGCCGACCTGCGCGCCGCCCTGAGAAAGGCCATCCCGGAAGCGCAACTGACCGCCCCCGGCACGCGCGACACCCTGCTGAACCTCGCCCGCGACGCCTTCCCGCTGCGCCTGGGCGGCACGTACACCCTCCGGGACGCCACGCTGCCGTGGGGCCGCTCGTTCGAGTGGGACTTCACGCTGACGCCGCAGCCGTAA
- a CDS encoding ABC transporter permease: MKSPGLRWTDIWKLAWRGLTRRRVRTLLTTLGITVAVASMVIFLSLGEGIRKVFVSQLGGIGPDVQVSLTPLSQGLALQPNLPQKTADDIQALAPELGIQTVTPVIMAVRGGLEVTQSVVLYGLPAAQGIAAVFPTTTAAQGRALTPADEGAAVAVAGAKAAQNLRLKVGSTLNLNRRNQVKVIGVLAPESGLVDNFIFIPLGTLQRSEGAAGRVSLVAVKLDNPRDARRVADVLSERLDLEAGTQSDFLSFIDRALIISDAVRFGISLIALIVGGLAVANTVMMGVFERTREFGTLRAIGARPSFVRSLVLTESLLLSLVGGVGGVLLGLAGIAGVNLYTQQLAGIDAAALTPRLVLLALAISLLLGLLSGLLPARNAGRMSIVGALGRL, from the coding sequence ATGAAGTCGCCAGGACTACGATGGACGGACATCTGGAAACTCGCCTGGAGGGGCCTGACCCGCCGCCGCGTCCGCACGCTGCTGACCACGCTGGGCATCACGGTCGCGGTCGCCAGCATGGTGATCTTCCTGTCGCTCGGCGAGGGCATCCGCAAGGTGTTCGTCTCGCAGCTCGGCGGGATCGGCCCGGACGTGCAGGTCAGCCTCACGCCGCTCTCGCAGGGACTGGCGCTGCAACCGAACCTGCCGCAGAAGACCGCCGACGACATCCAGGCACTCGCGCCGGAACTCGGCATCCAGACGGTCACGCCGGTCATCATGGCCGTGCGCGGCGGCCTGGAAGTCACGCAGAGCGTCGTCCTGTACGGCCTGCCCGCCGCGCAGGGCATCGCGGCCGTGTTCCCCACCACCACCGCCGCTCAGGGCCGCGCCCTGACTCCCGCCGACGAGGGCGCGGCCGTGGCGGTCGCCGGGGCGAAAGCCGCGCAGAACCTGCGGCTGAAGGTCGGCAGCACCCTCAACCTCAACCGCCGCAACCAGGTGAAGGTGATCGGCGTGCTCGCCCCGGAAAGTGGGCTGGTGGACAACTTCATCTTCATTCCGCTGGGCACCCTGCAACGCAGCGAGGGCGCGGCGGGCCGCGTGTCGCTGGTCGCCGTGAAACTCGACAACCCCCGCGACGCCCGGCGCGTGGCCGACGTCCTGTCCGAGCGGCTGGACCTGGAGGCCGGCACCCAGAGCGACTTCCTGAGTTTCATCGACCGCGCCCTGATCATCAGTGACGCCGTGCGCTTCGGCATCTCGCTGATTGCCCTGATCGTGGGCGGGCTGGCCGTGGCGAACACCGTCATGATGGGTGTGTTTGAACGCACCCGCGAGTTCGGCACGCTGCGCGCCATCGGGGCGCGCCCATCGTTCGTGCGGTCCCTGGTCCTGACCGAATCGCTGCTGCTGTCGCTGGTGGGCGGCGTGGGCGGCGTGCTGCTCGGCCTCGCCGGGATCGCCGGCGTGAACCTGTACACCCAGCAGCTCGCCGGGATCGACGCGGCCGCCCTGACGCCCCGGCTGGTGCTGCTGGCGCTGGCCATCAGCCTGCTGCTGGGCCTGCTCTCGGGCCTGCTGCCGGCCCGCAACGCCGGGCGCATGAGCATCGTGGGCGCCCTCGGGAGACTCTGA
- the alr gene encoding alanine racemase, with the protein MSVLAPRARALIDPDALRGNLSALAARSGTPLILPVKANAYGHGLSLIATLAAAHPDVWGLAVATPREAQAAAALNTGRPVLLLTPPTPAEVPVLADLGVRLPVASLAEAAALPAHARAHLKVDTGMNRLGARPDEAVAVGRELARRGLLEGAYTHFASADEPDLTFAHEQLRRFQAVLDALPPTPRPLLAHAANGGAVLSLGHLPGMALARPGLAAYGFAPAHLRAQAPLTPVMTVQASVTHLHTVPAGETVSYGGLWRAARDTPVATVGIGYADGYPRNATGRAEVLVAGQRRPVLGRICMDQLMIDVTGLNVQPGDPVTLWTQRELTVTDVAAWGSTVEYEVLTGVGDRVERQMGETP; encoded by the coding sequence ATGTCCGTCCTCGCCCCCCGCGCCCGCGCGCTGATCGACCCCGACGCCCTGCGCGGCAACCTGAGCGCCCTGGCGGCCCGCAGCGGCACGCCCCTGATCCTGCCGGTCAAGGCGAACGCCTACGGGCACGGCCTGAGCCTGATCGCGACCCTGGCCGCCGCACACCCGGACGTGTGGGGACTGGCGGTCGCCACGCCCCGCGAGGCGCAGGCCGCCGCCGCCCTGAACACCGGCCGGCCCGTGCTGCTGCTCACGCCGCCCACGCCCGCCGAGGTGCCGGTCCTGGCGGACCTGGGCGTGCGCCTGCCCGTCGCGTCCCTGGCCGAGGCGGCCGCGCTGCCCGCCCACGCCCGCGCGCACCTGAAGGTCGACACCGGCATGAACCGCCTGGGCGCCCGCCCCGACGAGGCCGTCGCCGTGGGCCGCGAACTGGCCCGCCGGGGCCTGCTGGAAGGCGCGTACACCCACTTCGCCAGCGCCGACGAACCCGACCTGACGTTCGCCCATGAGCAGCTGCGCCGCTTCCAGGCGGTGCTGGACGCCCTGCCCCCCACGCCCCGGCCGCTGCTGGCGCACGCCGCGAACGGCGGCGCCGTCCTCAGCCTGGGCCACCTGCCGGGCATGGCGCTCGCCCGGCCCGGACTGGCCGCGTACGGCTTCGCTCCGGCGCACCTGCGCGCCCAGGCCCCGCTCACCCCGGTCATGACCGTGCAGGCCAGCGTCACACACCTGCACACCGTCCCGGCCGGAGAGACCGTCAGTTACGGCGGCCTGTGGCGGGCCGCGCGCGACACGCCGGTCGCCACCGTCGGCATCGGGTACGCCGACGGCTACCCCCGGAACGCCACCGGCCGCGCCGAGGTGCTCGTCGCCGGGCAGCGCCGCCCGGTCCTGGGCCGCATCTGCATGGATCAACTCATGATCGACGTGACCGGCCTGAACGTGCAGCCCGGCGATCCCGTCACCCTCTGGACCCAGCGTGAGCTGACCGTCACCGACGTGGCCGCCTGGGGAAGCACCGTGGAATACGAGGTCCTGACCGGCGTGGGCGACCGCGTGGAACGCCAGATGGGGGAGACCCCGTGA